The Brassica napus cultivar Da-Ae chromosome C7, Da-Ae, whole genome shotgun sequence genome has a segment encoding these proteins:
- the LOC125575612 gene encoding vacuolar protein sorting-associated protein 2 homolog 2-like, giving the protein MNISKKLIAMNIFKKKTTPKDALRTSKREMAVATRGIEREISSLQLEEKRLVAEIKKTAKTGNEAATKILARQLVRLRQQITNLQGSRAQIRGVTTHTQALYASTSISSGMKGATKAMVAMNKQMAPTKQAKVIKDFQKQSAQLDMTIEMMSEAIDETLDKDEAEEETEDLTNQVLDEIGVGVASQLSSAPKGRIATKTAAHLATTTTTINNNSSESSEVDELERRLASLRRI; this is encoded by the exons ATGAACATTTCCAAGAAGTTAATTGCTATGAACATTTTCAAGAAGAAGACTACTCccaaag ATGCCCTTCGAACCAGCAAGAGAGAAATGGCTGTGGCTACACGAG GTATCGAGAGAGAGATTTCATCACTTCAGCTGGAG GAGAAGAGACTAGTTGCAGAAATCAAGAAAACAGCTAAAACTGGAAACGAG GCGGCTACAAAGATTCTGGCACGTCAACTAGTTCGATTGAGGCAACAGATTACAAACTTACAGGGAAGCCGTGCTCAAATTAGGGGTGTAACCACTCACACACAG GCTCTGTATGCCAGCACTTCCATTTCTTCTGGTATGAAGGGTGCAACCAAAGCTATGGTTGCAATGAACAAG CAAATGGCACCAACGAAACAAGCCAAAGTGATTAAGGATTTCCAGAAACAGTCTGCACAGCTAGACATGACG ATAGAGATGATGTCAGAGGCAATTGATGAAACACTTGACAAAgatgaagctgaagaagaaacagaagatCTCACTAACCAGGTTCTTGATGAGATTGGTGTTGGTGTTGCATCTCAG TTATCTTCAGCTCCAAAAGGTCGGATCGCTACAAAAACCGCAGCTCATCTTGCTACCACTACAACTACTATCAACAACAACAG CTCTGAATCAAGTGAAGTGGATGAGCTTGAGAGGAGGTTGGCTTCACTGAGACGAATCTGA
- the LOC106408875 gene encoding uncharacterized protein LOC106408875 — MEEKSDWLLRFAVFFLVVLVVPTQTECVLPSRQEPLPVLVGSCFYLPLLEIMSECYT; from the coding sequence atGGAAGAAAAGAGTGATTGGCTACTGAGATTTGCTGTGTTTTTTCTAGTAGTTCTTGTGGTCCCTACCCAAACAGAATGTGTTCTTCCCTCTCGACAAGAACCACTTCCTGTACTCGTTGGTTCATGTTTCTATCTTCCTTTATTAGAAATCATGTCTGAATGTTATACCTGA
- the LOC125590311 gene encoding elongation factor Tu, chloroplastic-like — translation MAFSSPAATCSSIRLLYSPYAASPSSSPSPTISLTLSSSFLPSFTSLSVPTSYPHPLRRAFTVRAARGKFERKKPHVNIGTIGHVDHGKTTLTAALTMTLASMGNSVAKKYDEIDAAPEERARGITINTATVEYETENRHYAHVDCPGHADYVKNMITGAAQMDGAILVVSGADGPMPQTKEHILLAKQVGVPDMVVFLNKEDQVDDAELLELVELEVRELLSSYEFNGDDIPIISGSALLAVETLTANPNVKRGENKWVDKIYELMDSVDSYIPIPTRQTDLPFLLAVEDVFSITGRGTVATGRVERGTVKVGETVDLVGLRETRNYTVTGVEMFQKILDEAMAGDNVGLLLRGIQKADIQRGMVLAKPGSITPHTKFEAIVYVLKKEEGGRHSPFFAGYRPQFYMRTTDVTGKVTKIMNDKDEESKMVMPGDRVKIVVELIVPVACEQGMRFAIREGGKTVGAGVIQTILE, via the coding sequence ATGGCGTTTTCTTCTCCCGCCGCTACTTGTTCCTCCATTAGACTCCTTTATTCCCCCTACGCtgcttctccttcctcttcccCTTCTCCAACCATTTCCCTAActctctcctcctccttccTCCCTTCATTCACTTCCCTCTCCGTCCCCACCTCTTACCCTCACCCCCTCCGCCGCGCCTTCACCGTACGCGCCGCCAGAGGTAAATTCGAGAGGAAGAAGCCTCACGTCAACATCGGCACAATCGGCCACGTCGACCATGGGAAAACCACTTTAACCGCCGCTCTAACCATGACCTTAGCTTCCATGGGAAACAGCGTCGCCAAGAAGTACGACGAGATCGACGCGGCGCCGGAGGAGAGAGCTCGTGGAATCACCATCAACACTGCTACCGTCGAGTACGAGACTGAGAATCGTCATTACGCTCACGTCGACTGTCCTGGCCATGCAGATTACGTCAAGAACATGATCACCGGAGCTGCTCAGATGGACGGAGCTATCCTCGTCGTTTCCGGCGCCGACGGTCCTATGCCTCAGACTAAAGAGCATATTCTTTTGGCGAAGCAAGTTGGCGTTCCCGACATGGTCGTCTTCTTGAACAAAGAGGATCAGGTTGATGACGCTGAGCTTTTGGAGCTCGTTGAGCTTGAGGTTCGTGAGCTTCTCTCGTCTTACGAGTTCAACGGTGATGATATTCCGATTATCTCCGGCTCCGCTTTGTTAGCTGTGGAGACTCTCACTGCGAATCCTAACGTGAAGAGAGGTGAGAACAAATgggtggataagatttacgagttGATGGATTCCGTTGATAGTTACATCCCTATTCCGACAAGACAGACGGACTTGCCGTTCTTGTTAGCTGTCGAAGATGTGTTTTCGATCACCGGTCGTGGTACCGTCGCTACGGGTCGTGTCGAAAGAGGTACTGTGAAAGTTGGAGAGACTGTTGATTTGGTCGGGTTAAGAGAGACAAGGAACTACACTGTTACAGGAGTTGAGATGTTTCAGAAGATTCTTGATGAAGCAATGGCTGGAGACAATGTAGGATTGTTGCTTAGAGGTATACAAAAGGCTGATATTCAGAGGGGTATGGTTTTAGCTAAGCCCGGATCGATTACTCCTCATACGAAGTTTGAAGCCATTGTGTATGTGTTGAAGaaggaagaaggtggaagacATTCTCCGTTTTTCGCGGGTTACAGACCGCAGTTTTACATGAGGACGACTGATGTTACTGGTAAAGTGACTAAGATTATGAATGATAAGGATGAGGAGTCCAAGATGGTTATGCCCGGTGATAGGGTTAAGATCGTTGTGGAGCTTATCGTGCCTGTTGCTTGTGAACAAGGGATGAGGTTTGCTATTAGAGAAGGTGGGAAGACTGTTGGTGCTGGAGTGATTCAGACTATTCTCGAATAA